A stretch of Brassica napus cultivar Da-Ae chromosome C6, Da-Ae, whole genome shotgun sequence DNA encodes these proteins:
- the LOC125575165 gene encoding uncharacterized protein LOC125575165 isoform X3: protein MGENESWAAASPPSSPSGLFPNGLLPGMSVSVTRPLDAERWAVAEERTAELISHIQPNPPSEDRRNAVARYVRRLIMECFPLQVEIFTFGSVPLKTYLPDGDIDLTAFSTNQNLKDSWANLVRDMLEKEEKNENAEFHVKEVQYIQAEVKLIKCLVENIVVDISFNQIGGLCTLCFLDQVDQFINQNHLFKRSIILIKAWCYYESRILGAHHGLISTYALETLVLYIFHVFNNSFSGPLEVLYRFLEFFSKFDWQNFCISLWGPVPVTSLPDVTAEPPRKDVVELRRNEAFLKYCSRVYAVNPVAQETQGQPFLSKHFNVIDPLRENNNLGRSVSKGNFFRIRSAFTLGAKKLARLLECPKENLIHEVNRFFMNTWDRHGSGRRPDAPGNDLWLSRRLGDPEPCLQAENASSSSGSKRNQNSIRSGEVQGARSMPSQQNNCGTEVTSKATYQNPKSCGDAYQLSQEARSNQNASNDKLQQTVKPEIMTNSFHGRHLFARTRSSPELTETCGEALLQQRRSRAPEAGKRQPNSMRAENIRKTNMESESLSSNIRCAADSSSVRHTPSPRSPDSTADMSSAVNSYYDDLGSVSVNEDFSAAGEHAMQQEEQDLVNSMASFTREGFNGHFPFPFNFPTGHMPLQITPAMLASMGYGQRNVPGIVPSNFPFMETPWSTNVQFQQNFASSPFTHYLPSGSHPISEKLSKAGNEDMGSPQVNIDESDHEHWHEQERGTHSFRLENGHDGMHQANDKHHSSSAEHVTVPSSRKIRSTRGDDLENSHSPVRGSQIQSEERNAGSRSVSCASSVRSRTSSESSWDGSTTRGSKPARDKRNRKVASGAVPALYGKGKSVPEHSIQVDDDNREWIPVSSNETIGRDLGPRPTVASFQLQRHQIHGHELAQASGSESTVPLAPFILGHGMQQNEADSSGYTFYPTGPPVPFFTMVPMYNYQAGGNATSDASPSHLSVDEGVDNHDSCKSFDSSKGDQSDLNVSSQSTRAGSSVEPTELKNDILNGDFDNHWQNLQYGRYCQNSQHPPVLYPAPVVVPPTYLQGRLPWDGPGRPLAYTNVANQLMAYGPRILPVAPVQPVSTRPPNIYPRYANEAPRYRGGTGTYFPNPKISPREQRPTSGMRRGNYGHDRNEHHSDREGNWNNSKARGSGRGHSNRNQADNKPRQDRSDRQWGSSYRHESSSYSSHQSRNGPVRSHDGPGNVAYSMYRMPPGMKQNNATSSEGHNGPPVMMYYPHDHNSVYNSTTEHVEFASHGPAGEAPHRNDGNLSAGGAFEDQPRYRGAHMSSPDDPSSPRFPR from the exons ATGGGTGAGAATGAATCATGGGCGGCGGCTTCTCCGCCGTCGTCACCCAGTGGCTTGTTTCCGAACGGGCTGTTGCCGGGGATGTCCGTATCTGTGACACGGCCTCTCGATGCCGAAAGATGGGCCGTTGCGGAGGAAAGAACCGCTGAGCTCATTTCTCATATACAGCCGAATCCGCCTTCGGAAGATCGTCGAAATGCTGTTGCTAGATACGTGCGGAGGCTTATCATGGAATGCTTCCCTCTTCAGGTTGAG ATCTTTACTTTTGGATCTGTGCCACTGAAGACTTACTTGCCGGATGGAGACATCGACTTGACGGCCTTCAGCACTAACCAGAATCTGAAGGATTCTTGGGCTAATTTGGTTCGTGATATGCtggaaaaggaagagaagaatgaGAATGCTGAGTTCCATGTCAAAGAAGTCCAGTATATTCAGGCAGAA GTGAAGTTAATTAAGTGCCTGGTGGAGAACATTGTGGTGGATATATCTTTCAACCAGATTGGAGGGCTGTGTACGCTATGCTTCCTTGACCAG GTTGATCAGTTTATAAACCAGAACCATTTATTCAAGCGTAGTATCATATTGATTAAAGCCTGGTGTTATTACGAGAGCCGTATATTGGGAGCTCACCATGGGCTTATTTCAACATATGCCCTGGAAACCTTGGTTCTTTACATATTTCATGTTTTCAACAACTCATTTTCTGGACCCCTCGAG GTTCTCTATCGTTTTCTTGAGTTCTTTAGTAAGTTCGACTGGCAGAATTTTTGTATTAGCCTCTGGGGCCCTGTTCCAGTTACTTCACTACCAGATGTAACAG CGGAACCTCCTCGAAAAGATGTTGTAGAGTTACGACGTAACGAGGCGTTTCTCAAATATTGTAGTAGAGTTTATGCAGTTAACCCTGTTGCTCAGGAGACACAGGGGCAGCCTTTTCTTTCCAAGCATTTCAATGTCATAGACCCTTTGCGTGAAAACAACAACCTTGGACGCAGTGTTAGTAAAG GTAACTTCTTTAGGATACGAAGTGCATTTACTCTTGGTGCTAAGAAGTTGGCTAGGTTACTTGAATGCCCTAAGGAGAATTTGATTCATGAGGTTAACCGATTCTTTATGAATACATGGGATAGACATGGCAGCGGTCGTCGTCCTGATGCTCCTGGAAATGACCTATGGCTATCAAGAAGACTGGGAGATCCTGAGCCTTGTCTTCAAGCTGAAAATGCTAGTAGTTCTTCAGGCAGCAAAAGAAACCAAAATTCCATCCGTTCTGGTGAGGTTCAAGGAGCTCGCAGTATGCCCTCTCAACAGAATAACTGTGGAACAGAAGTTACATCTAAAGCAACATATCAAAACCCAAAGAGTTGTGGCGACGCTTACCAACTTTCTCAAGAAGCTCGGTCTAATCAAAATGCTTCGAATGATAAACTTCAGCAAACTGTTAAGCCAGAAATTATGACAAATAGTTTTCATGGAAGGCATCTCTTTGCCAGAACGCGGTCTAGTCCTGAGCTTACTGAGACATGTGGTGAAGCTCTTTTGCAACAAAGGCGCAGTAGAGCCCCAGAAGCTGGAAAACGCCAACCTAATTCTATGAGGGCTGAAAATATCAGGAAAACTAATATGGAGTCTGAAAGTTTGTCAAGCAATATCAGATGTGCGGCTGACTCATCGTCAGTTAGGCATACACCATCCCCTCGAAGTCCTGATAGTACTGCTGACATGAGCAGCGCAGTGAACAGTTATTATGATGATTTAGGTTCGGTTTCCGTGAATGAAGATTTTTCTGCCGCAGGGGAACATGCAATGCAACAGGAAGAGCAAGATCTTGTTAACTCGATGGCATCTTTTACCCGGGAAGGTTTTAATGGacactttccttttccttttaattttcCTACGGGCCACATGCCTTTGCAAATTACACCAGCCATGTTAGCTTCAATGGGATATGGTCAGAGGAATGTGCCTGGCATTGTTCCTTCTAACTTTCCTTTCATGGAGACACCTTGGAGTACTAATGTACAATTTCAGCAAAACTTTGCTTCTTCACCATTTACCCATTATCTTCCCAGTGGATCCCATCCAATCTCAGAAAAGCTGAGCAAAGCTGGTAATGAAGATATGGGGTCTCCACAAGTGAATATTGACGAGTCTGACCATGAGCACTGGCACGAGCAAGAACGCGGAACTCATAGTTTTAGACTTGAAAATGGTCATGATGGAATGCATCAGGCAAACGATAAACATCATTCATCTTCTGCAGAGCACGTTACTGTACCCTCAAGTCGTAAAATACGGTCAACAAGGGGAGATGATTTAGAAAATTCGCACTCTCCAGTCAGAGGCAGTCAGATTCAGAGTGAGGAGAGAAATGCAGGCTCTAGATCTGTTTCTTGTGCTAGTTCCGTTAGAAGTAGGACTTCATCTGAAAGCTCTTGGGATGGATCAACTACAAGGGGCTCAAAGCCAGCTAGGGATAAACGGAATAGGAAAGTAGCTTCTGGTGCTGTACCTGCACTGTATGGAAAAGGGAAGAGTGTTCCTGAGCACTCAATCCAGGTTGATGATGATAACAGAGAATGGATCCCTGTATCAAGCAATGAAACAATCGGAAGGGATTTGGGCCCTCGGCCAACTGTTGCTTCATTTCAACTTCAGAGGCATCAAATACATGGTCATGAACTAGCTCAGGCAAGTGGATCAGAGTCCACAGTGCCTCTTGCTCCATTTATCCTTGGCCATGGCATGCAACAAAACGAAGCCGATAGTTCCGGATATACTTTTTACCCCACTGGGCCACCTGTTCCATTCTTTACAATGGTTCCAATGTACAACTATCAAGCTGGTGGTAATGCTACATCAGATGCTTCGCCAAGCCATCTCAGTGTGGATGAAGGAGTAGATAATCATGATTCCTGTAAAAGTTTTGACTCGTCAAAGGGAGACCAGTCTGATTTAAATGTGTCTTCGCAATCTACCAGAGCTGGGTCGTCTGTAGAACCAACAGAGCTCAAGAATGATATTCTCAATGGAGATTTTGACAACCATTGGCAAAATTTGCAGTATGGCCGTTATTGCCAAAATTCTCAACATCCGCCGGTGTTGTATCCTGCTCCCGTCGTAGTGCCACCTACTTATCTCCAGGGGCGTTTACCATGGGATGGCCCTGGAAGACCTCTTGCTTACACCAATGTAGCTAATCAGCTCATGGCCTACGGACCTCGTATTCTACCCGTTGCCCCTGTACAACCTGTTTCTACCAGGCCACCTAACATTTACCCTCGTTATGCTAATGAAGCTCCCAGATACCGAGGTGGGACGGGGACCTATTTTCCAAATCCT AAGATTTCCCCTAGGGAGCAGCGGCCAACATCCGGCATGAGGCGAGGGAATTATGGGCATGACAGAAACGAGCACCACAGCGATAGAGAAGGGAATTGGAATAACTCAAAGGCACGGGGTTCTGGGCGAGGCCACAGCAATCGTAACCAAGCTGATAATAAGCCAAGGCAAGACCGATCTGATAGGCAATGGGGGTCGTCGTATAGGCATGAATCGTCCTCGTATTCTTCTCACCAATCTCGAAACGGTCCTGTTCGCTCACATGATGGTCCTGGAAATGTTGCTTATAGCATGTACCGAATGCCACCGGGCATGAAGCAGAACAATGCGACTTCTTCAGAGGGACATAACGGTCCACCGGTGATGATGTATTATCCACACGATCATAACTCTGTTTACAATTCAACAACTGAACACGTCGAGTTTGCGTCCCATGGACCTGCGGGTGAAGCGCCACATCGAAATGACGGAAACCTTTCAGCTGGTGGAGCATTTGAAGATCAGCCAAGGTATCGTGGTGCTCATATGTCTTCACCTGATGATCCTTCCTCGCCTCGTTTCCCCAGGTAA